A DNA window from Brassica napus cultivar Da-Ae chromosome C1, Da-Ae, whole genome shotgun sequence contains the following coding sequences:
- the LOC106375611 gene encoding protein CHUP1, chloroplastic: MVAGKVRVTMGFHKSPSSKPKDIPPPPPPPLKPPSGSAGKPSNPGSNQKPGFTRYFPRASAQVHNASSRSDQNAVVSDLRRQVEELREREALLKTEVLELKLLRESVSVIPLLESQIAEKNGELEDSRKETARLAEENDILRREVERSEEVRRESDRREKEMESELRKLVSSEDHALSVSQRFQGLMDASAKSSLIRSLKRVGSIKSVPDPIPNQESNKKDEIESHSMSNSEEPLSAVRSRVPRVPKPPPKRSFSSNGSGDSMADHPPPQRTNPPPPPPPPPPPLLQRPPPPSVSKAPPPPPPPPKSLNIASAKVRRVPEVVEFYHSLMRRDTTNSRRDSTGGGNAAAEAVLASSNARDMIGEIENRSVYLLAIKTDVETQGDFIRFLIKEVENAAFSDIEDVVPFVKWLDDELSYLVDERAVLKHFEWPEQKADALREAAFCYFDLKKLISEASRFREDPRQPSGSALKKMQALFEKLEHGVYSLSRMKESAATKFKTFQIPVDWMLETGITSQIKLASVKLAMKYMKRVSAELEAIGGGGPEEEELIVQGVRFAFRVHQFAGGFDAETMRAFQELRDKARSCHIQCQSQTHQHKLLFRSTPC, from the exons atggtGGCTGGTAAGGTCCGTGTAACCATGGGTTTTCACAAGTCTCCTTCAAGTAAACCGAAGGACATACCCCCTCCGCCTCCTCCCCCGCTTAAACCGCCTTCCGGTTCAGCTGGTAAACCGTCAAATCCCGGTTCTAATCAGAAACCCGGTTTCACCCGCTACTTCCCACGCGCTTCCGCACAAGTACACAATGCCTCTTCTCGGTCCGACCAAAACGCAGTCGTTTCGGATCTCCGTCGTCAGGTGGAGGAGCTCCGCGAGAGAGAAGCTCTGTTGAAGACGGAGGTCCTCGAGCTCAAGCTACTCAGAGAATCCGTCTCCGTTATCCCGCTGCTCGAGTCCCAGATCGCTGAGAAGAACGGCGAACTCGAGGATTCGAGGAAAGAGACGGCGAGATTAGCGGAGGAGAACGACATACTACGGCGAGAGGTTGAAAGGAGCGAGGAGGTAAGGAGAGAGAGCGATAGgagggagaaggagatggagtcGGAGCTTAGGAAACTCGTGTCGAGTGAAGACCACGCGCTCTCGGTTTCTCAGAGGTTTCAGGGTTTGATGGACGCGTCGGCGAAATCGAGTTTAATCAGGAGCTTGAAACGGGTCGGGTCAATAAAGAGCGTGCCCGACCCGATACCGAACCAAGAGAGCAACAAGAAAGACGAGATCGAGAgccactccatgagtaactcggAGGAACCTCTCTCAGCCGTTAGATCTAGGGTTCCCAGAGTCCCTAAACCACCGCCTAAACGGTCTTTCTCATCCAACGGCTCAGGCGACTCCATGGCGGATCATCCGCCACCGCAGAGAACAAATCCACCTCCTCCCCCACCTCCACCTCCGCCTCCACTTCTCCAACGACCTCCTCCTCCGTCTGTCTCCAAAGCTCCGCCTCCACCACCGCCACCGCCGAAGAGTTTAAACATAGCTTCGGCGAAAGTAAGAAGAGTACCTGAAGTAGTGGAGTTTTATCACTCGTTGATGCGAAGAGACACCACAAACTCCAGAAGAGATTCCACCGGCGGTGGCAACGCCGCGGCGGAGGCGGTACTTGCTAGCTCGAACGCCAGAGACATGATCGGAGAAATCGAAAACCGATCGGTTTATTTACTAGCG ATAAAAACCGACGTAGAAACGCAGGGAGACTTCATAAGGTTCTTGATAAAGGAAGTCGAAAACGCAGCGTTTTCCGACATCGAAGACGTGGTCCCTTTCGTGAAATGGCTCGACGACGAGCTCTCGTACCTGGTTGATGAGAGAGCAGTGTTGAAACACTTCGAGTGGCCTGAGCAAAAAGCCGACGCGTTGCGTGAGGCAGCGTTTTGCTATTTCGATCTGAAGAAACTCATATCGGAAGCTTCTCGTTTCCGGGAAGATCCTCGTCAACCTTCTGGCTCTGCTCTCAAGAAAATGCAAGCTCTGTTCgaaaa GTTAGAGCATGGTGTTTATAGTCTGTCGAGGATGAAGGAATCAGCGGCGACAAAGTTCAAGACTTTCCAGATTCCGGTTGATTGGATGCTCGAAACAGGCATTACTAGTCAG ATTAAATTGGCGTCTGTGAAACTAGCGATGAAGTATATGAAGAGAGTATCTGCAGAGCTCGAAGCCATTGGAGGCGGTGGCCCGGAAGAGGAAGAGCTTATCGTGCAAGGAGTCAGATTCGCATTCCGTGTTCATCAG TTCGCAGGAGGGTTTGATGCAGAGACAATGAGGGCATTTCAAGAGCTAAGAGATAAAGCGAGATCATGTCATATTCAATGTCAAAGCCAAACACATCAACATAAGCTTCTTTTTCGCTCTACCCCTTGTTGA
- the LOC125580648 gene encoding uncharacterized protein LOC125580648, translating to MATLAPVYAASFDTMESRKRKLNRVPLPYLIRPCKRQPVYDTYALYNDFIAYSSLEDGFNSESDDEEPSVKAVRTSLENASLSETESAGSLTDEEYVVVDNVDVLPNPKTERAGAIQMMELSKSVGEMKLDDAGSDNEDEGSDSDAWVVL from the exons ATGGCAACATTGGCACCAGTTTATGCAGCTTCTTTCGACACCATGGAATCTCGCAAGAGGAAACTCAACC GAGTTCCTTTACCGTACTTGATCCGGCCATGTAAGAGACAGCCCGTTTACGACACCTACGCTCTCTATAACGATTTCATTGCGTACTCATCTCTCGAGG atggGTTCAATTCCGAGAGTGATGACGAAGAACCATCTGTGAAGGCTGTTAGAACCTCTTTGGAGAATGCGAGCTTATCTGAAACTG aatctGCGGGTTCGCTGACTGATGAAGAATACGTGGTTGTGGACAATGTTGATGTTCTGCCAAATCCTAAAACTGAGAGAGCCGGAGCAATTCAAATG ATGGAGCTCTCAAAATCTGTTGGTGAGATGAAACTCGACGATGCAGGATCTGACAATGAAGATGAAGGATCCGACAGTGATGCTTGGGTGGTTCTGTAA
- the LOC106375614 gene encoding replication protein A 14 kDa subunit B gives MDTSSPAAFVNGALLRRYIGQKVRAVVQVIRSDIGSVTGKSTDDQQIVVKGSPPPSLTTYLEVIGIAESENTIRADVWTNFGDNFDAGNYNELCKLANGEFRHMFI, from the exons aTGGATACTTCAAGTCCTGCTGCTTTTGTGAATGGAGCTTTGTTGAGACGTTACATTGGTCAGAAAGTGAGAGCTGTTGTTCAAGTGATCCGGTCTGATATTGGATCCGTCACTGGGAAATCGACTGATGATCAGCAGATTGTTGTCAAAGGCTCGCCTCCTCCCTCTCTGACCACTTACCTCGAGGTGATTGGAATCGCTGAGAGCGAGAACACAATTCGAGCTGATGTTTGGACCAACTTTGGTGACAATTTCg ATGCAGGGAACTACAATGAGCTATGTAAGCTCGCGAATGGGGAGTTTAGACACATGTTCATCTAG